Proteins encoded by one window of Deinococcus radiotolerans:
- a CDS encoding molybdopterin oxidoreductase, with the protein MHVGHYVGLVHGSEERLVDAITRVAEHHRDEPDIYETCQLLAAWSRQHAAALKPLVQQYGEHRNAEPSAMEHALFQGPRRGGLALLRDLHDLWLMTQEVQLCWTVLEQAAQALRDEHLERVCQACGAETGRQTAFFLTRIKQAAPQALVVAS; encoded by the coding sequence ATGCACGTCGGACATTACGTCGGCCTGGTGCACGGGAGTGAGGAGCGACTCGTGGACGCCATCACCCGCGTGGCCGAGCACCACCGGGATGAGCCGGACATCTACGAAACCTGCCAGCTACTGGCCGCCTGGTCCCGTCAGCACGCCGCGGCCCTGAAACCGTTGGTTCAACAGTACGGCGAGCACAGGAATGCGGAGCCCAGCGCGATGGAACACGCACTGTTCCAGGGCCCCCGCCGGGGCGGCCTGGCGCTGCTGCGTGACCTGCACGACCTGTGGCTGATGACCCAGGAGGTGCAGCTGTGCTGGACGGTCCTCGAGCAGGCGGCGCAGGCCTTACGGGACGAGCACCTTGAACGGGTCTGTCAGGCGTGCGGCGCGGAAACCGGGCGCCAGACGGCGTTCTTCCTCACCCGCATCAAGCAGGCCGCGCCGCAGGCGCTGGTGGTCGCGTCCTGA
- a CDS encoding hemolysin family protein, which produces MNVITDVLLPVAVILVLVILNGLFVTAEFALLAARRSRLETLADAGSGAARWLVRVFDRSAGKDGYIAIAQLGITLASIGLGMYGEPAVAKWLYGPFESLGLSHAAAHTAGFIVALSFITFMHVVFGEMIPKALALQTPEPVSVAVNPLMRGFGFVFRPMTAALNFLALALMRLLGVREPGKAAGLYTSKELAIVTEEVAASGQLDHVQQQLIHNILDLEDRTAEELMTSRSRLDALNIRATMAEVQSKIAASPRSRYPVYRDSLDQIMGVLHSKDVMRARVQGRDVSLERLLRPLPSVAASATAEDLLALFKRERVHAALVVDEFGGTLGFVTMDDLIEDVIEEEGAPSSPWITHNEDGSLTLDGEVTLAELSRNLGLPLRSADVTTIAGLVLTAVGTVPAPGTTVHVAGYDLTVEDVQGLKITRVRLRAVPGAAS; this is translated from the coding sequence ATGAACGTCATCACGGACGTACTGCTGCCCGTTGCCGTGATTCTCGTGCTGGTCATCCTGAACGGGCTGTTTGTCACCGCTGAGTTCGCGCTGCTGGCCGCCCGGCGCAGTCGCCTGGAGACCCTGGCGGACGCCGGGAGCGGCGCCGCCCGCTGGTTGGTGCGCGTCTTTGACCGCTCCGCTGGGAAGGACGGGTACATTGCCATCGCCCAGCTCGGCATCACCCTCGCCAGCATCGGGCTGGGCATGTACGGCGAACCGGCTGTGGCGAAGTGGCTGTACGGCCCCTTCGAGTCCCTGGGCCTCTCGCACGCTGCCGCGCATACGGCAGGCTTCATCGTTGCCCTGAGCTTCATCACCTTCATGCACGTCGTGTTCGGCGAGATGATCCCCAAGGCCCTGGCCCTCCAGACGCCGGAGCCGGTCAGCGTGGCCGTGAACCCCCTGATGCGCGGCTTTGGCTTCGTGTTCCGCCCGATGACCGCCGCGCTGAACTTCCTCGCGCTGGCCCTCATGCGGCTCCTGGGCGTCCGGGAGCCTGGCAAGGCCGCCGGGCTCTACACCAGCAAGGAGCTGGCCATCGTCACTGAGGAAGTGGCCGCGAGCGGCCAACTCGACCACGTGCAACAGCAGCTCATCCACAACATCCTCGATCTGGAAGACCGCACCGCTGAGGAGCTCATGACGTCCCGCAGCCGCCTGGACGCCCTGAACATCCGCGCCACCATGGCGGAGGTCCAGTCGAAGATCGCCGCGTCCCCCCGGAGCCGCTACCCGGTCTACAGGGACAGTCTGGATCAGATTATGGGCGTGCTGCACAGCAAGGACGTCATGCGCGCCCGGGTGCAGGGCCGTGACGTGTCACTTGAGCGGCTGTTGCGTCCCCTGCCGAGCGTGGCCGCCAGCGCCACGGCCGAAGACCTTCTGGCCCTCTTCAAACGGGAGCGCGTGCATGCCGCCCTGGTCGTGGACGAGTTCGGCGGGACGCTCGGCTTCGTGACCATGGACGACCTCATCGAGGACGTCATCGAGGAAGAAGGCGCCCCGTCCTCACCGTGGATCACGCACAACGAGGACGGATCCCTCACCTTGGACGGCGAGGTCACCCTGGCCGAACTATCCAGGAACCTCGGCCTGCCCCTTCGCAGCGCGGACGTGACGACCATCGCCGGGCTCGTCCTGACGGCCGTGGGGACCGTCCCTGCGCCCGGCACGACCGTGCATGTCGCCGGGTACGACCTGACCGTGGAGGACGTGCAGGGTCTGAAGATCACGCGCGTCCGCCTGCGGGCCGTGCCCGGCGCGGCGAGCTAA
- a CDS encoding hemolysin family protein: protein MNTLLVIMVVLIMVAVNALYVAAEFATVGSRRSRVQEAAETGNASAVALLSILKDPRRLDHYVAACQIGITLSSLVAGAFGQAQLTPLLEPLFGAAGQAVAVLIVLVVITALQVVLGELLPKTVALRYPERLALATLRPMQVSQWLFTPLIRLFNGTAFALMRAWKLNVDHSHAHVHSPEELEGLYRESAAGGLIDAAERDMLAGVLNVNDRVVREIMTTRTQLVTVPAELTVQAALPRLAASPYSRFPVVNAQEDVIGVVHLRTVFLTAERTPEALVTSVMLTPLIVSELVSVPDLWRKLRDAGRHSAVVVNEYGGVAGMVTLEDALEEIFGELQDEFDQEDDPIAVHQGHVTVRGDVLVEALNDQFGLNLPTHEVDTVSGLVWQALGRLPLVGDEVVVEPAGVILRVDHMERRAVRRVSFTLPGGRA, encoded by the coding sequence ATGAACACCCTGCTCGTGATCATGGTGGTCCTGATCATGGTGGCGGTCAATGCGTTGTACGTCGCCGCTGAGTTCGCGACTGTCGGTTCCCGGCGCTCCCGCGTGCAGGAGGCCGCAGAAACGGGAAATGCCTCGGCCGTGGCCCTGCTCAGCATCCTGAAAGACCCCAGACGCCTCGACCATTACGTGGCGGCCTGTCAGATCGGCATCACGCTGTCCAGCCTGGTGGCGGGCGCATTCGGTCAGGCGCAGCTGACACCACTGCTTGAACCGCTCTTCGGGGCGGCTGGGCAGGCGGTTGCCGTGCTGATCGTGCTGGTCGTCATCACGGCCCTTCAGGTGGTGCTGGGCGAGCTGCTGCCCAAGACGGTGGCCCTGCGCTACCCCGAGCGGCTGGCCCTGGCCACCCTGCGGCCCATGCAGGTCAGCCAGTGGCTGTTCACGCCCCTGATCAGGCTCTTCAATGGAACGGCGTTCGCCCTGATGCGCGCCTGGAAGCTCAACGTGGACCACAGCCACGCGCACGTGCATTCCCCGGAAGAACTTGAGGGCCTGTACCGCGAGAGTGCCGCCGGCGGGCTGATCGACGCGGCCGAACGGGACATGCTGGCAGGCGTACTGAACGTCAACGACCGGGTGGTGCGGGAGATCATGACCACCCGCACGCAGCTGGTGACCGTGCCCGCCGAGCTGACGGTCCAGGCGGCCCTGCCGAGGCTCGCGGCGAGCCCCTACTCCAGGTTCCCGGTGGTGAATGCTCAGGAGGACGTGATCGGCGTGGTGCACCTGCGCACGGTGTTCCTGACGGCAGAACGGACCCCCGAGGCCCTGGTGACCAGCGTGATGCTCACGCCCCTGATCGTGTCAGAACTCGTGTCCGTTCCGGACCTATGGAGAAAATTGCGGGACGCCGGGCGGCACAGCGCCGTTGTGGTCAACGAGTACGGCGGGGTGGCCGGCATGGTCACCCTGGAAGACGCACTGGAGGAAATCTTCGGGGAGCTGCAAGACGAGTTCGATCAGGAGGATGACCCGATCGCCGTGCATCAAGGGCACGTCACCGTCCGAGGGGACGTTCTCGTCGAGGCACTCAACGACCAGTTCGGCCTGAACCTGCCGACCCATGAGGTGGACACCGTCAGTGGCCTCGTCTGGCAGGCACTCGGGCGTCTGCCCCTGGTCGGGGATGAGGTGGTGGTGGAGCCCGCTGGTGTGATCCTGCGCGTGGATCACATGGAACGCCGGGCGGTGCGCCGCGTGAGCTTCACCCTGCCCGGAGGCCGCGCATGA
- a CDS encoding protein adenylyltransferase SelO — protein MPAPFQFDNTYARDLPGFYARWQPAAVPAPDLLFFNHDLAAELGLDPDVLDGPEGAAIFAGNQVPDGAEPLAQAYAGHQFGGFSPQLGDGRALLLGEVVDRFGRRRDLMLKGSGRTPFSRRGDGKAAVGPMLREVLIGEAMSALGIPTTRALAVAATGEPVYRERTLPGAVLTRVADSHLRVGTFEYFSARRDTERVQQLAEYAIARHDPDLAGTDDRYLGLLRRVAQRQAALVARWMNVGFIHGVLNTDNVVISGETIDYGPCAFLEAYDPDAVFSSIDHGGRYAYGNQPPVTRWNLARLAETLLPLIAGQDTEAAVSRAVGQATEVIDAFPAWYAAELLTGQRAKLGLRGGDDASDRALAEDWLTLLQEHRVDFTLAWRRLADAADGNEAPLRALFPFPQAPDAWLARWRSCAESEGRSAADWRERAQHMRRVNPVVIPRNHRVEEALAAASEHGDLGPFQRLLAALQHPYDERPEQAAYHEPARAEVTACYRTFCGT, from the coding sequence ATGCCTGCCCCGTTTCAGTTCGACAACACCTATGCGCGGGACCTGCCGGGCTTCTACGCGCGCTGGCAGCCGGCGGCGGTGCCCGCACCAGACCTGCTGTTCTTCAATCACGACCTGGCCGCCGAACTGGGGCTGGACCCCGATGTCCTGGATGGGCCAGAAGGCGCAGCCATCTTCGCCGGCAATCAGGTTCCTGATGGGGCCGAGCCGCTCGCACAGGCGTACGCCGGTCATCAGTTCGGGGGGTTCTCACCTCAACTCGGTGACGGCCGCGCCCTCCTCCTCGGCGAGGTCGTCGACCGATTCGGGCGGCGCCGCGACCTGATGCTCAAAGGCTCAGGCCGCACGCCCTTCTCCAGACGGGGCGACGGCAAGGCCGCCGTCGGGCCTATGCTGCGCGAGGTGCTGATCGGTGAGGCCATGTCCGCCCTCGGCATTCCCACCACCCGCGCCCTCGCGGTGGCGGCCACCGGCGAACCCGTCTACCGGGAGCGGACCCTCCCAGGCGCGGTCCTCACCCGCGTGGCGGACAGCCACCTGCGGGTCGGCACCTTCGAGTACTTCAGCGCCCGCCGCGACACCGAGCGCGTCCAGCAGCTGGCCGAGTACGCCATCGCGCGACATGACCCCGACCTCGCGGGAACGGACGACCGGTACCTGGGCCTGCTGCGGCGGGTAGCTCAGCGGCAGGCGGCCCTGGTGGCGCGGTGGATGAACGTCGGGTTCATTCACGGCGTGCTGAACACCGACAACGTCGTGATCTCCGGTGAGACGATCGATTACGGTCCGTGCGCGTTCCTGGAGGCGTACGACCCGGACGCCGTGTTCAGTTCCATCGACCACGGGGGACGCTACGCCTACGGCAACCAGCCACCGGTCACGCGCTGGAATCTGGCCCGGCTGGCCGAGACGCTGCTGCCACTCATCGCCGGGCAGGACACCGAGGCAGCCGTGTCTCGCGCGGTCGGCCAGGCAACCGAGGTGATCGACGCCTTCCCAGCGTGGTATGCCGCCGAACTGCTCACCGGACAACGGGCGAAGCTGGGCCTGCGGGGCGGAGACGACGCGAGCGACCGCGCACTGGCGGAGGACTGGCTGACGCTGCTCCAGGAGCACCGGGTGGACTTCACGCTCGCGTGGCGTCGACTGGCCGACGCGGCCGACGGGAACGAGGCGCCTCTTCGAGCCCTGTTCCCCTTCCCCCAGGCCCCCGACGCCTGGCTCGCCCGCTGGCGGTCATGCGCTGAGAGCGAGGGCCGTTCAGCTGCGGACTGGCGTGAACGGGCACAGCACATGCGCCGGGTCAACCCAGTGGTCATCCCGCGCAATCACCGCGTGGAAGAAGCCCTGGCAGCCGCCTCCGAACACGGGGATCTCGGCCCGTTCCAGCGCCTGCTGGCGGCGCTCCAGCACCCGTACGACGAAAGACCCGAGCAGGCGGCGTACCATGAGCCGGCCCGAGCGGAGGTCACCGCCTGTTACCGCACGTTCTGCGGTACTTGA
- the menC gene encoding o-succinylbenzoate synthase yields MLLERAELRVVSLPLLRPFRTSFGEIRDKTFILLRLYGEGLHGVAEGVMDARPQYREETISGALALLREAILPDILGRRWENPEQLTRHLSAVRGNRMTLATVEMAYWDLWAQARNLPLSTVLGGVRNEVPVGVSLGIHTSVDATVESAVRHAEQGYRRIKLKIQPGWDVEVVRAVKAALGTLPVTVDANAAYSLADLNVLRALDDLGLDYIEQPLAWDDLRDHAKLQALMRTPLCLDECITTAQDARKALETAACRLVNIKVGRVGGHLEARRIHDVATSFSAPVWCGGMLESGVGRAHNIHLASLANFTKPGDTSSSSRYWARDLIHEPLETRGGLMPVPAGPGIGVTLDLPFLESVTRHTEHLGPVTVPVTAV; encoded by the coding sequence ATGCTGCTTGAACGCGCCGAACTGCGTGTCGTGTCCCTGCCGCTGCTGCGCCCCTTCCGGACCTCCTTCGGCGAAATCCGCGACAAGACCTTCATCCTGCTGCGGCTCTACGGCGAAGGCCTGCACGGCGTGGCCGAAGGCGTCATGGACGCCCGGCCGCAGTACCGCGAGGAGACCATCAGCGGCGCACTGGCCCTCCTGCGCGAAGCCATCCTGCCCGACATTCTCGGACGGCGCTGGGAGAACCCCGAGCAGCTCACGCGCCACCTCAGCGCTGTGCGCGGCAACCGCATGACCCTGGCCACCGTGGAGATGGCCTATTGGGACCTGTGGGCCCAGGCGCGCAACCTTCCGCTTTCCACCGTGCTCGGCGGCGTGCGCAACGAAGTGCCGGTGGGGGTCTCGCTCGGCATCCACACGTCGGTCGACGCCACCGTGGAGAGCGCCGTGCGGCACGCCGAACAGGGGTACCGCCGCATTAAACTCAAGATTCAGCCTGGCTGGGACGTCGAAGTGGTCCGGGCCGTGAAGGCCGCCCTCGGGACGCTGCCGGTGACCGTGGACGCGAACGCCGCGTACTCCCTGGCGGACCTCAACGTCCTGCGCGCGCTCGATGACCTCGGCCTGGACTACATCGAGCAGCCCCTAGCGTGGGACGACCTGCGCGACCACGCCAAACTCCAGGCGCTCATGCGCACGCCCCTGTGCCTCGACGAGTGCATCACCACCGCCCAGGACGCCCGCAAGGCGCTCGAAACCGCCGCCTGCCGCCTCGTCAACATCAAAGTCGGGCGCGTCGGCGGGCACCTCGAAGCCCGGCGGATCCACGACGTGGCCACCTCCTTCAGCGCCCCGGTGTGGTGCGGCGGCATGCTCGAAAGCGGCGTCGGCCGGGCCCACAACATTCACCTCGCGTCGCTGGCGAACTTCACCAAGCCCGGCGACACCAGCTCGTCCTCGCGCTACTGGGCGCGCGACCTGATCCACGAGCCGCTCGAAACCCGCGGCGGCCTGATGCCGGTGCCTGCGGGCCCGGGCATCGGGGTGACCCTGGACCTGCCGTTTCTGGAGAGCGTCACCCGGCACACCGAGCACCTCGGCCCGGTAACGGTGCCGGTCACGGCGGTATGA
- a CDS encoding GNAT family N-acetyltransferase, protein MTGALTVRVLSGLTELSLTPPLARAIWGEDDGPEDPVLLQVLQRVGGLVAGALDPQGQVWAYLVGLPTARADTQHSHRLGVHPDVRRQGLGEQLKRFQQTWCLERDVTRVTWTFDPLLLANAHLNIHRLGAVAVAYLPNYYGAMAGINAGVPSDRFEVVWPLGGAHTHAPWPMGPAVDPLRDDLPADLPGALALCVPRDYYRLLREDPALALEWRQRSAPLFSRLFQAGHTLVDVDLSRGQYLFRRTAC, encoded by the coding sequence ATGACCGGCGCGCTGACCGTCCGGGTACTGAGCGGCCTGACGGAACTGTCCCTCACGCCGCCCCTGGCGAGGGCGATCTGGGGTGAGGACGACGGCCCGGAAGACCCGGTGCTGCTGCAGGTCCTGCAGCGCGTCGGTGGCCTGGTCGCTGGCGCGCTGGACCCGCAGGGCCAAGTGTGGGCGTACCTCGTGGGGCTGCCGACCGCCCGGGCGGACACCCAGCACTCCCACCGGCTGGGCGTGCACCCGGACGTCCGGCGCCAGGGGCTCGGCGAGCAGCTCAAACGCTTTCAGCAGACGTGGTGCCTGGAACGGGACGTCACCCGCGTCACCTGGACCTTCGATCCGCTGCTGCTCGCCAACGCCCACCTGAACATCCACCGGCTCGGCGCCGTGGCGGTCGCCTACCTGCCCAACTACTACGGGGCGATGGCTGGCATCAACGCTGGCGTGCCCTCCGACCGCTTCGAGGTGGTGTGGCCGCTGGGCGGCGCGCACACCCACGCCCCGTGGCCCATGGGGCCGGCCGTGGATCCCCTCCGGGACGACCTTCCGGCGGACCTTCCGGGCGCGCTGGCCCTATGCGTGCCGCGCGACTACTACCGCCTCCTCCGTGAGGATCCGGCGCTGGCCCTCGAGTGGCGCCAGCGCAGCGCGCCGCTGTTCAGCCGGCTGTTCCAGGCCGGCCACACGCTCGTGGACGTGGACCTCAGCCGGGGACAGTACCTTTTCCGGCGGACGGCATGCTGA
- a CDS encoding ABC transporter permease translates to MLTFVIRRLLALPLILLAVTLLIVLVMQLIPPEQRAAAYASNLQQLSQIPEIIKTNHLDGNVFEQYGLWLRQALSGNLGFSRTSGQPVLPTLLSRFPATLELALYTLIPLITLGVWLGGHAAVHRNRTVDTVIRVVSVVGYSVPSFVLGVWLLVIFYGALDLLPGTGNLSNDAAVRLLTGEVRHVTGLVTVDALLSGRLDVFWDALVHLILPVFTLLVVSGAGLIKGTRASMIEALNSDYIRTARAKGVSERVIVRKHARRNALLTVVTLSALSVSGLLQGAVIAETLYGYPGVGSWAAQAAALGDMPGVLGFALLTATIVVTVNLLADLAYTLVDPRVRYA, encoded by the coding sequence ATGCTGACGTTCGTGATCCGCCGGCTGCTGGCGCTGCCACTCATTCTGCTGGCCGTGACGCTCTTGATCGTGCTGGTCATGCAGCTGATCCCGCCCGAGCAGCGCGCCGCGGCGTACGCCAGCAACCTGCAGCAGCTCTCCCAGATTCCCGAGATCATCAAAACAAACCACCTCGACGGCAACGTCTTCGAGCAGTACGGACTGTGGCTGCGCCAGGCGCTGAGCGGGAACCTCGGCTTCTCCCGCACCAGTGGCCAGCCGGTGCTTCCCACCCTGCTCTCGCGCTTTCCCGCCACCCTGGAACTCGCGCTCTACACCCTCATTCCACTGATCACGCTCGGCGTCTGGCTGGGCGGTCACGCGGCCGTGCACCGCAACCGCACGGTCGACACGGTCATCCGGGTGGTCTCGGTCGTGGGCTACAGCGTGCCCAGCTTCGTGCTCGGCGTGTGGCTCCTGGTGATCTTCTACGGCGCCCTGGACCTGCTGCCCGGCACCGGCAACCTCAGCAACGACGCCGCCGTGCGGCTGCTCACCGGTGAGGTCCGGCACGTGACCGGCCTCGTCACGGTCGACGCGCTGCTCAGCGGGCGGCTCGACGTGTTCTGGGATGCGCTGGTGCACCTGATCCTGCCGGTGTTCACGCTGCTGGTCGTCAGTGGCGCCGGCCTGATCAAGGGCACGCGGGCCAGCATGATCGAGGCGCTAAACAGCGACTACATCCGCACTGCGCGGGCCAAGGGCGTCAGTGAGCGCGTCATCGTCCGCAAGCACGCCCGGCGCAACGCGCTGCTGACCGTGGTGACCCTGTCGGCCCTCAGCGTGTCCGGGCTGCTGCAGGGCGCCGTGATCGCCGAGACCCTCTACGGCTACCCCGGCGTCGGCAGCTGGGCCGCGCAGGCCGCGGCGCTGGGCGACATGCCCGGCGTGCTGGGCTTCGCGCTGCTGACCGCGACCATCGTCGTGACCGTCAATCTGCTCGCCGACCTGGCCTACACCCTGGTCGACCCCCGGGTGCGGTACGCATGA
- a CDS encoding ABC transporter permease yields MSLVTAGDSGSAPGPRAARESGTRGRLRRLQRSVPAQVGALLIGLFVLVTVLAPVLAPPQGNCRRALGLSAEQTVPGPAAYLREVLLTPDACLQMPREGFAAQPTPPAPDAPLGRVGGYDIRYGLVWGTRTAFFLGLTVLAITLTVGSLVGLIAGFYGGLADTLLMRFTDVIFAFPALVLMLVLVAALGPGLQNIIIALSLVSWAALARVVRSEVLRLRELEFVAAAQSLGASPGRVALRHVLPGATGPLLSLAVLEMGALPIVAGALSFLGLGTPLGYADWGQLIALAQKWIQGPPGEPFAYWYVTLFPGLCIVLYSVAWNLLGDALSEAFDPRNR; encoded by the coding sequence ATGAGCCTCGTCACGGCCGGCGACTCCGGGTCCGCCCCGGGCCCGCGGGCAGCCCGCGAATCCGGCACCCGGGGGCGGCTGCGCCGCCTGCAACGCAGCGTGCCCGCGCAGGTTGGCGCCCTGTTGATCGGTCTGTTCGTGCTGGTCACGGTGCTCGCCCCGGTCCTCGCGCCGCCGCAGGGCAACTGCCGCCGGGCGCTGGGACTGAGCGCCGAGCAGACCGTGCCCGGCCCCGCGGCGTACCTGCGCGAGGTACTGCTCACGCCCGACGCCTGCCTGCAGATGCCCCGCGAGGGCTTCGCCGCCCAGCCCACCCCGCCCGCCCCGGACGCCCCGCTCGGGCGGGTGGGCGGCTACGACATCCGCTACGGGCTGGTGTGGGGCACGCGCACCGCGTTCTTCCTGGGCCTCACGGTCCTGGCCATCACCCTGACCGTCGGCAGCCTGGTGGGCCTGATCGCCGGGTTCTATGGTGGGCTCGCCGACACCCTGCTGATGCGCTTCACCGATGTGATCTTCGCCTTTCCCGCCCTGGTGTTGATGCTCGTGCTTGTGGCCGCGCTCGGCCCGGGGCTGCAGAACATCATCATCGCCCTGAGCCTGGTGTCCTGGGCCGCGCTCGCCCGGGTGGTCCGTTCGGAGGTCCTGCGGCTGCGCGAACTGGAGTTCGTCGCCGCCGCGCAGAGCCTCGGGGCCAGCCCCGGCCGCGTCGCGCTGCGCCACGTGCTGCCCGGCGCGACCGGCCCGCTGCTGAGCCTCGCCGTGCTGGAGATGGGCGCGCTGCCCATCGTGGCGGGCGCGCTGTCCTTCCTAGGGCTGGGCACGCCGCTCGGCTACGCCGACTGGGGCCAGCTGATCGCCCTGGCCCAGAAATGGATTCAGGGCCCGCCCGGCGAGCCGTTCGCCTACTGGTACGTCACGCTCTTTCCCGGCCTGTGCATCGTCCTGTACAGCGTCGCCTGGAACCTCCTGGGGGACGCGCTCAGCGAAGCGTTCGATCCCCGCAACCGCTGA